A part of Pseudomonas sp. HR96 genomic DNA contains:
- a CDS encoding gamma carbonic anhydrase family protein, with protein MKYRLGDARVQTHPSSWVAPTATLIGRVRLQANASVWFGAVLRGDNELIDIGENSNVQDGTVMHTDMGSPLTIGRNVTIGHNAMLHGCSVGDGSLIGINAVILNGATIGRNCIIGANALIAEGKHIPDGSLVVGSPGKVVRELSEAQKQMVEVGAAHYVHNAQRYARELAVQDD; from the coding sequence ATGAAGTACCGCCTGGGCGATGCCCGCGTCCAAACCCACCCGTCCAGCTGGGTGGCCCCCACCGCCACCCTGATCGGCCGGGTGCGTCTGCAGGCCAATGCCAGTGTGTGGTTCGGCGCGGTGCTGCGCGGCGACAACGAGCTGATCGACATCGGCGAGAACAGCAACGTCCAGGACGGCACGGTAATGCACACCGACATGGGCTCGCCGCTGACCATCGGCCGGAACGTCACCATCGGTCACAACGCCATGCTGCACGGCTGCAGTGTCGGCGACGGCAGCCTGATCGGCATCAATGCGGTGATCCTCAACGGCGCCACCATCGGCAGGAACTGCATCATCGGCGCCAACGCGCTGATTGCCGAGGGCAAGCACATCCCCGATGGCTCACTGGTGGTGGGCTCGCCTGGCAAGGTGGTACGCGAGCTGAGCGAGGCGCAGAAACAGATGGTCGAGGTCGGCGCTGCGCACTATGTGCACAACGCCCAACGCTATGCCCGCGAACTGGCGGTGCAGGATGACTGA
- a CDS encoding DNA-binding protein has translation MEYLFRLSYQLDPADCDVDVLLERLFEAGCDDALVGVGLPGRMGLKFQREAPSAEVAMLSALADVKAAMPGARLIEAAPDMVGLSDAAEFVGVSRQNMRKLMLAHSGDFPLPLHQGSTSVWHLDDIFQWLQQRGGYPLDPAVLEVARCARRANLARARAGLAGSADDPFEKWVG, from the coding sequence ATGGAATACCTTTTTCGCCTCAGCTATCAGCTCGACCCCGCTGATTGCGACGTCGATGTCCTGTTGGAGCGTCTGTTCGAGGCCGGCTGCGATGACGCCCTGGTAGGCGTCGGCCTGCCAGGGCGCATGGGCCTGAAGTTTCAGCGCGAGGCGCCGAGCGCCGAAGTAGCCATGCTCAGTGCGCTGGCGGACGTCAAGGCTGCCATGCCGGGCGCTCGGCTGATCGAAGCGGCGCCGGACATGGTCGGGCTCAGCGATGCCGCCGAGTTCGTCGGGGTCAGCCGGCAGAACATGCGCAAATTGATGCTGGCCCACAGTGGCGATTTTCCGTTGCCGTTGCACCAGGGCAGCACCTCGGTATGGCATCTGGATGATATTTTTCAGTGGCTGCAGCAGCGTGGCGGTTACCCGCTGGACCCCGCAGTGCTGGAAGTCGCTCGCTGCGCCCGCCGCGCCAACCTGGCCCGGGCTCGGGCCGGGCTCGCCGGCAGCGCAGATGATCCTTTCGAAAAATGGGTCGGCTGA
- the purL gene encoding phosphoribosylformylglycinamidine synthase has product MLILRGAPALSAFRHGKLLEQLSQKVPAVSGLYAEFAHFAEVTGELTSDEQHVLARLLKYGPSVPVQEPNGRLFLVMPRFGTISPWSSKASDIAHNCGLAKVQRLERGIAFYVAGQFDEAQAQAIADTLHDRMTQIVLTRLDDAAGLFSHAEPKPLTAVDVLGGGRAALATANVELGLALADDEIDYLVTSFQGLGRNPHDIELMMFAQANSEHCRHKIFNASWDIDGEEQEKSLFGMIKNTYQMHSENVLSAYKDNASVIVGSVAGRFFPNPDTRQYGAVQEPVHILMKVETHNHPTAIAPFPGASTGSGGEIRDEGATGRGAKPKAGLTGFTVSNLNIPGFLQPWEKPYGKPERIVTALDIMIDGPLGGAAFNNEFGRPALTGYFRTFEQSISTPHGEEVRGYHKPIMLAGGMGNIRAEHVQKGEITVGSKLIVLGGPAMLIGLGGGAASSMATGASSADLDFASVQRENPEMERRCQEVIDRCWQLGERNPISFIHDVGAGGLSNAFPELVNDGGRGGRFELRNVPNDEPGMAPLEIWSNESQERYVLAVDAADFERFQAICERERCPFAVVGEATAEPQLTVTDSHFGNSPVDMPLEVLLGKAPRMHRSAVREAELGDAFDPAALDLAESIERVLHHPAVASKSFLITIGDRTITGLVARDQMVGPWQVPVADVAVTATSFDVYTGEAMAMGERTPLALLDAPASARMAVGETLTNIVASSIGRISDIKLSANWMSAAGHPGEDARLYDAVKAVGMQLCPELGITIPVGKDSMSMKTRWSEEGVDKSVTSPLSLIITGFAPVLDVRKTLTPQLRLDKGETDLILIDLGRGQNRMGASILAQAHGQLASQAPDVDDAEDLKAFFAVIQGLNADGHLLAYHDRSDGGLLVTAVEMAFAGHCGLDLQLDALAHSREEVNALLFNEELGALIQVRQGATADVLTQFSAAGLGDCVSVIGRPVNNGEVAIRYNDEVIFTAQRRLMQRQWSETSYQVQRLRDNAQCAEQEFDALLEEDNPGLSVKLSYDVNDNIAAPYIKKNVRPQVAVLREQGVNGQVEMAQAFDRAGFNAIDVHMSDILAGRVDLNEFKGLVACGGFSYGDVLGAGEGWAKSALFNSRARDAFQGFFERNDSFTLGVCNGCQMMSNLHELIPGSEYWPHFVRNRSEQFEARVAMVQVQESNSIFLQGMAGSRMPIAIAHGEGHAEFASEDALLEADVSGCVALRFVDNHGKVTEQYPANPNGSPRGITGLTSRDGRVTIMMPHPERVFRAVQNSWRPDDWNEDAAWMRMFRNARVWVN; this is encoded by the coding sequence ATGTTGATCCTGCGCGGCGCTCCTGCCCTTTCTGCCTTTCGCCACGGTAAATTACTCGAGCAATTGAGCCAGAAAGTCCCTGCTGTCAGCGGTTTGTACGCTGAATTCGCCCACTTCGCCGAGGTCACCGGCGAGTTGACCAGCGACGAGCAGCACGTACTTGCCCGTCTGCTGAAATACGGCCCCAGCGTGCCGGTCCAGGAGCCCAACGGTCGGCTGTTTCTGGTCATGCCGCGCTTCGGCACGATTTCGCCCTGGTCGAGCAAGGCCAGCGACATCGCCCACAACTGCGGGTTGGCCAAGGTTCAGCGCCTGGAGCGCGGGATCGCCTTTTATGTCGCCGGGCAGTTCGACGAAGCCCAGGCCCAGGCGATCGCTGACACCCTGCACGACCGCATGACGCAGATCGTGCTGACGCGCCTGGACGATGCCGCCGGCCTGTTCAGCCACGCCGAACCCAAGCCGCTGACGGCGGTGGACGTGCTGGGCGGCGGGCGCGCTGCGCTGGCGACCGCCAACGTCGAGCTGGGCCTGGCCCTGGCCGACGACGAAATCGACTATTTGGTGACCAGCTTTCAGGGCCTGGGGCGCAACCCGCACGACATCGAGCTGATGATGTTCGCCCAGGCGAACTCCGAGCATTGCCGACACAAGATCTTCAATGCCAGCTGGGACATCGACGGCGAAGAACAGGAAAAAAGCCTGTTCGGCATGATCAAGAACACCTACCAGATGCACAGCGAGAACGTGCTCTCGGCTTACAAGGACAACGCCTCGGTGATTGTCGGCAGCGTCGCCGGGCGCTTCTTCCCCAACCCTGACACCCGCCAGTACGGCGCGGTGCAGGAGCCGGTGCACATCCTGATGAAGGTCGAGACCCACAACCATCCGACCGCCATCGCGCCGTTCCCGGGGGCCTCTACCGGTTCCGGCGGTGAGATTCGCGACGAGGGTGCCACCGGCCGTGGCGCCAAGCCCAAGGCGGGCCTGACCGGTTTCACGGTGTCCAACCTGAATATTCCGGGCTTCTTGCAGCCATGGGAAAAGCCCTACGGCAAGCCCGAGCGCATCGTCACCGCGCTGGACATCATGATCGACGGCCCGCTGGGCGGCGCCGCCTTCAACAACGAGTTTGGCCGCCCGGCGCTGACCGGCTACTTCCGTACCTTCGAGCAGTCGATCAGCACCCCGCACGGTGAAGAAGTGCGCGGCTACCACAAGCCGATCATGCTCGCCGGCGGCATGGGCAACATCCGCGCCGAACACGTGCAGAAAGGCGAAATCACCGTCGGCTCCAAGCTCATCGTGCTCGGCGGCCCGGCCATGCTCATCGGCCTGGGCGGCGGTGCTGCCTCCTCCATGGCCACCGGCGCCAGCTCCGCCGACCTGGATTTCGCCTCGGTGCAGCGCGAGAACCCGGAAATGGAACGTCGCTGCCAGGAGGTCATCGACCGCTGCTGGCAGCTGGGCGAGCGCAACCCGATCAGCTTCATCCATGACGTCGGCGCGGGCGGCCTGTCCAACGCCTTCCCCGAGCTGGTCAACGACGGCGGACGGGGTGGCCGCTTCGAGCTGCGCAATGTGCCCAACGACGAGCCGGGCATGGCGCCGCTGGAAATCTGGAGCAACGAATCCCAGGAACGCTACGTGCTGGCGGTCGATGCCGCCGACTTCGAGCGCTTCCAGGCCATCTGTGAGCGCGAGCGCTGCCCGTTCGCCGTGGTCGGCGAAGCCACTGCCGAGCCGCAACTGACCGTCACCGACAGCCATTTCGGCAACAGCCCGGTGGACATGCCGCTCGAAGTGCTGCTGGGCAAGGCGCCGCGCATGCACCGCAGCGCCGTGCGCGAAGCCGAGCTGGGCGATGCCTTCGACCCGGCCGCGCTGGACCTGGCTGAAAGCATCGAGCGCGTGCTGCACCACCCAGCCGTGGCCAGCAAGAGCTTTTTGATCACCATCGGCGACCGCACCATCACTGGCCTCGTGGCCCGTGACCAGATGGTCGGCCCGTGGCAGGTGCCGGTGGCCGACGTTGCCGTCACCGCCACCAGCTTCGACGTCTACACCGGTGAAGCCATGGCCATGGGCGAGCGCACGCCGCTGGCGCTGCTCGACGCCCCGGCGTCGGCGCGCATGGCGGTCGGCGAAACCCTGACCAACATCGTCGCCTCGAGCATCGGCAGGATTTCCGACATCAAGCTGTCGGCCAACTGGATGTCGGCCGCCGGCCACCCGGGCGAAGACGCGCGTCTGTACGACGCGGTCAAGGCCGTGGGCATGCAGCTGTGCCCGGAGCTGGGTATCACCATCCCGGTGGGCAAGGACTCCATGTCCATGAAGACCCGCTGGAGCGAAGAGGGCGTCGACAAGAGCGTGACCTCGCCGCTGTCGCTGATCATCACCGGTTTCGCGCCGGTGCTCGACGTGCGCAAGACCCTGACTCCGCAACTGCGCCTGGACAAGGGCGAGACCGACCTGATCCTGATCGACCTGGGTCGCGGGCAGAACCGCATGGGCGCCTCGATCCTCGCCCAGGCCCATGGCCAGCTGGCCAGCCAGGCGCCGGACGTCGACGACGCCGAAGACCTCAAGGCCTTCTTCGCGGTGATCCAGGGCCTCAATGCCGACGGCCATCTGCTGGCCTACCACGACCGCTCCGATGGCGGCCTGCTGGTTACCGCCGTGGAAATGGCTTTCGCCGGCCACTGCGGCCTGGACCTGCAGCTGGACGCCCTGGCGCACTCGCGCGAAGAGGTCAACGCCTTGCTCTTCAACGAAGAGCTGGGCGCGCTGATCCAGGTTCGCCAGGGCGCCACGGCCGACGTCCTCACTCAATTCAGCGCTGCCGGCCTGGGTGATTGCGTGTCGGTCATCGGTCGCCCGGTCAACAACGGCGAAGTGGCTATCCGCTACAACGACGAGGTCATCTTCACCGCCCAGCGCCGCCTGATGCAGCGTCAGTGGAGCGAGACCAGCTACCAGGTGCAGAGGCTGCGCGACAACGCCCAGTGCGCCGAGCAGGAGTTCGACGCGCTGCTGGAAGAAGACAACCCGGGCCTGAGCGTCAAGCTGTCCTACGACGTCAACGACAACATCGCCGCGCCCTACATCAAGAAGAACGTCCGCCCCCAGGTGGCCGTGCTGCGCGAGCAGGGCGTCAACGGCCAGGTCGAGATGGCCCAGGCCTTCGATCGCGCCGGCTTCAACGCCATCGACGTGCACATGAGCGATATCCTCGCCGGGCGTGTCGACCTCAACGAGTTCAAGGGCCTGGTGGCCTGCGGCGGCTTCTCCTACGGTGACGTACTGGGCGCCGGCGAAGGTTGGGCCAAGTCGGCGCTGTTCAACAGCCGCGCGCGGGATGCCTTCCAGGGCTTCTTCGAACGCAACGACAGCTTCACCCTGGGCGTGTGCAACGGTTGCCAGATGATGTCCAACCTGCACGAGCTGATTCCCGGCAGCGAATACTGGCCACACTTCGTGCGCAATCGCTCCGAGCAGTTCGAGGCGCGGGTGGCCATGGTCCAGGTGCAGGAGTCCAATTCGATCTTCCTGCAGGGCATGGCCGGTTCGCGCATGCCGATCGCCATTGCCCATGGTGAAGGGCATGCCGAGTTCGCCAGCGAAGATGCACTACTCGAAGCCGACGTATCCGGCTGCGTGGCCCTGCGCTTCGTCGACAACCACGGCAAGGTCACCGAGCAGTATCCGGCCAACCCGAACGGCTCGCCGCGCGGGATCACCGGCCTGACCAGCCGCGACGGCCGCGTGACCATCATGATGCCGCACCCCGAGCGCGTGTTCCGCGCGGTGCAGAACTCGTGGCGCCCGGACGACTGGAACGAAGATGCCGCCTGGATGCGCATGTTCCGCAACGCGCGAGTGTGGGTGAATTGA
- a CDS encoding CoA pyrophosphatase — protein MLDELLRRVSEYVPRELATETDRRFPEAAVLLPITRSDEPELVLTLRASGLSTHGGEVAFPGGRRDPEDPDLMFTALREAEEEIGLPPGLVEVVGPLSPLVSKHGIKVTPFVGIIPDFVQYRPNDAEIAAVFSVPLEFFRQDPREHTHRIDYQGQSWYVPSYRYNGYKIWGLSAIMIVELINLLYDADISLHRPPRQFTTL, from the coding sequence ATGCTGGACGAGCTGCTTCGCCGTGTCAGCGAATATGTCCCACGGGAGCTTGCGACCGAGACCGACCGACGTTTCCCCGAGGCGGCCGTACTGCTGCCGATCACCCGCAGCGACGAGCCGGAGCTGGTGTTGACCCTGCGCGCCTCCGGGTTGTCCACCCACGGTGGCGAGGTGGCTTTTCCCGGTGGCCGGCGCGACCCCGAAGACCCCGACCTGATGTTCACCGCGCTGCGCGAAGCCGAAGAAGAGATCGGCCTGCCGCCGGGGCTGGTGGAAGTGGTGGGGCCGCTCAGCCCGCTGGTGTCCAAGCATGGCATCAAGGTCACGCCGTTTGTCGGCATCATCCCCGATTTTGTGCAATACCGCCCGAATGACGCAGAGATCGCCGCAGTCTTCAGCGTGCCGCTTGAATTCTTCCGCCAGGACCCGCGCGAGCACACCCATCGCATCGATTACCAGGGCCAGAGCTGGTACGTGCCGAGCTATCGCTACAACGGCTACAAGATCTGGGGGCTGTCGGCGATCATGATCGTCGAGCTGATCAACCTGCTCTACGACGCCGACATCAGCCTGCACCGCCCACCACGCCAGTTCACCACGCTCTAG
- a CDS encoding DUF1289 domain-containing protein: MTEVIAPRERPVRSPCVSVCAMDEQDICTGCQRSASEITRWGRMDNDERRAVLKLCHERAVAQGLVMPGPDALPQAL; encoded by the coding sequence ATGACTGAGGTGATCGCTCCTCGCGAACGTCCGGTGCGCTCGCCTTGCGTCAGCGTCTGCGCGATGGACGAACAGGACATCTGCACCGGCTGCCAGCGCAGCGCCAGCGAAATCACCCGCTGGGGGCGCATGGACAACGACGAGCGGCGTGCCGTGCTCAAGCTGTGCCACGAGCGGGCCGTGGCGCAGGGGTTGGTCATGCCAGGGCCTGACGCCCTGCCGCAAGCCCTGTAG
- a CDS encoding NUDIX hydrolase, with product MKFCSQCGKPVDQRIPEGDNRLRYVCGHCDTIHYQNPNIVAGCLPVWQGKVLLCRRAIEPRLGYWTLPAGFMENGETLQQAACRETDEEACARVSNLELYTLFDLPHISQVHVFFRAELADLDFAVGPESLEVQLFDESAIPWSELAFPTVGHTLKYFFADRVQQHFPVRNEYLPPLRRS from the coding sequence ATGAAATTCTGCAGTCAGTGCGGCAAGCCGGTCGATCAGCGCATCCCCGAAGGGGATAACCGCCTGCGCTACGTGTGCGGGCATTGCGACACTATTCATTACCAGAATCCCAACATCGTCGCCGGCTGCCTGCCGGTGTGGCAGGGCAAGGTGCTGCTATGCCGCCGGGCCATCGAGCCGCGGCTGGGCTACTGGACACTGCCCGCCGGTTTCATGGAGAACGGCGAGACCCTGCAGCAGGCGGCCTGCCGGGAAACCGACGAGGAAGCCTGCGCGCGGGTCAGCAACCTTGAGCTCTATACGCTGTTCGACCTGCCGCACATCAGCCAGGTGCACGTGTTCTTCCGCGCCGAACTGGCCGACCTCGACTTCGCCGTCGGCCCTGAGAGCCTTGAGGTGCAGTTGTTCGATGAAAGCGCGATCCCGTGGTCGGAGCTGGCTTTTCCCACGGTCGGGCATACCTTAAAATACTTTTTCGCCGACCGGGTGCAGCAGCACTTTCCGGTGCGCAACGAGTACCTGCCGCCCCTGCGCCGCAGTTGA
- the purT gene encoding formate-dependent phosphoribosylglycinamide formyltransferase, whose amino-acid sequence MTRIGTPLSPTATRVMLCGCGELGKEVVIELQRLGVEVIAVDRYADAPAMQVAHRSHVINMLDGAALRAVIEAEKPHYIVPEIEAIATATLVELEAEGFTVIPTARATQLTMNREGIRRLAAEELDLPTSPYHFADTFEDYARAVEDLGFPCVVKPVMSSSGKGQSLLKSSDDVRKAWDYAQEGGRAGKGRVIIEGFIDFDYEITLLTVRHVGGTTFCAPVGHRQEKGDYQESWQPQAMSPVALAESERVARAVTEALGGRGLFGVELFIKGDQVWFSEVSPRPHDTGLVTLISQDLSQFALHARAILGLPIPLIRQFGPSASAVILVEGQSQQTAFANLDVALSEPDTALRLFGKPQVNGQRRMGVALARDESIDAARSKATRAAQAVKVEL is encoded by the coding sequence ATGACCCGTATCGGAACCCCTCTGTCGCCGACCGCGACGCGCGTGATGCTGTGTGGCTGCGGCGAGCTGGGCAAGGAAGTCGTCATCGAGCTGCAGCGCCTGGGCGTCGAAGTGATTGCCGTCGACCGCTATGCCGACGCCCCGGCGATGCAAGTGGCGCATCGCAGTCACGTGATCAACATGCTCGACGGTGCTGCGCTGCGCGCCGTGATCGAAGCTGAAAAGCCGCACTACATCGTGCCTGAAATCGAAGCCATTGCCACCGCCACGCTGGTCGAGCTCGAAGCCGAAGGCTTCACCGTAATCCCCACCGCGCGCGCGACCCAACTGACCATGAACCGCGAGGGTATCCGCCGCCTGGCCGCCGAAGAGCTCGACCTGCCGACCTCGCCGTATCATTTCGCCGACACCTTCGAAGACTACGCCCGCGCTGTCGAAGACCTTGGCTTCCCCTGCGTGGTCAAGCCGGTAATGAGTTCCTCGGGCAAGGGCCAGAGCCTGCTCAAGAGCAGCGACGACGTGCGCAAGGCCTGGGATTACGCCCAGGAAGGCGGCCGTGCCGGCAAGGGCCGGGTGATCATCGAAGGCTTCATCGACTTCGACTACGAAATTACCCTGCTGACCGTGCGCCATGTCGGCGGCACTACCTTCTGCGCGCCAGTCGGCCATCGTCAGGAGAAGGGCGACTATCAGGAATCCTGGCAGCCGCAGGCCATGAGCCCGGTCGCGCTGGCTGAGTCCGAGCGGGTCGCCAGGGCGGTCACCGAGGCCCTCGGCGGGCGCGGCCTGTTTGGCGTTGAGCTGTTCATCAAGGGCGATCAAGTGTGGTTCAGCGAAGTCTCGCCGCGCCCCCACGATACCGGGCTGGTCACGCTGATCTCTCAGGACCTCTCGCAGTTCGCCCTGCACGCGCGGGCGATCCTTGGCCTGCCGATCCCGTTGATTCGCCAGTTCGGCCCATCGGCCTCGGCCGTCATCCTCGTGGAAGGGCAATCACAGCAGACCGCCTTTGCCAATCTGGATGTGGCCCTGAGCGAACCGGACACTGCACTGCGCCTGTTCGGCAAGCCGCAAGTCAACGGCCAGCGGCGCATGGGTGTGGCCCTGGCGCGCGACGAGTCGATCGACGCGGCGCGCAGCAAGGCCACCCGTGCGGCGCAAGCGGTGAAGGTGGAGTTGTAA
- a CDS encoding L,D-transpeptidase family protein, giving the protein MRWLLAVFCMTCASLCSAAFTQTLVTKPVDQLKQDVVIAAPVGAPGAIDKVLVLKSAHKLQLMSRGEALKTYHVSLGKAPRGPKEREGDRRTPEGFYWLDWRKTSDRFNLAIHVSYPNLHDAAQARAQNVDAGGMIMIHGTPVDDNYPEWYFNTLDWTDGCIAMKNDDMREVWGLVRDGTMIEIRP; this is encoded by the coding sequence ATGCGTTGGTTGCTAGCCGTTTTCTGCATGACCTGCGCGTCGCTGTGTTCAGCCGCCTTTACCCAGACCCTCGTCACCAAGCCGGTCGACCAGCTCAAGCAGGACGTGGTGATCGCTGCTCCGGTCGGCGCGCCGGGCGCCATCGACAAGGTGCTGGTGCTCAAGTCGGCCCACAAGCTGCAACTGATGAGCCGCGGCGAAGCGTTGAAGACCTACCACGTGTCCCTGGGCAAGGCGCCGCGCGGCCCCAAGGAGCGCGAAGGCGACCGCCGCACCCCTGAAGGCTTCTACTGGCTGGACTGGCGCAAGACCAGCGACCGCTTCAACCTGGCCATCCACGTCTCCTACCCCAACCTGCACGACGCCGCCCAGGCGCGCGCGCAGAACGTCGACGCCGGCGGCATGATCATGATTCACGGCACACCGGTGGACGACAATTACCCGGAATGGTACTTCAACACCCTGGACTGGACCGACGGCTGCATCGCCATGAAGAACGACGACATGCGCGAAGTGTGGGGGCTGGTGCGCGACGGCACGATGATCGAAATCAGGCCCTGA
- the mltF gene encoding membrane-bound lytic murein transglycosylase MltF: MPSQTALRPRGAKWLIAAAFLFLLSGCVDKPSTLERIKEDGVLRVVTRNSPATYFQDRNGETGFEYELVKGLADDLGVELKIETADNLDDVFGALGKPNGPVLAAAGLVSSASRQQEVRFSHPYLEVSPQVIYRNGQSRPTDAADLVGKKIMVLKGSSHAEQLAELKKQYPALQWEESDAVEVVDLLRMVDEGQIDLTLVDSNEVAMNQVYFPNVRVAFDLGDARDQRWAVAAGEDNSLLDEINSYIDKVKKNGALQRLKDRYYGHVDVLGYVGATTFAQHLQQRLPKYEKHFQASAKDEKVDWRLLAAIGYQESMWQASVTSKTGVRGLMMLTQNTAQAMGVANRLDPHQSIAGGAKYFASIKDGLDEKIEEPDRTWFALAAYNVGTGHLDDARKLAENDGLDPNKWLDVKKMLPRLSEKKWYSKTRYGYARGGEPVHFVANIRRYYDILTWVTQPQLEGSQVAESNLHVPGVDKSKPPADPPPGT; this comes from the coding sequence ATGCCTTCACAAACTGCCCTACGACCGCGCGGTGCCAAGTGGCTCATCGCAGCTGCATTCCTCTTCCTGCTCAGTGGCTGCGTGGATAAACCCAGCACCCTGGAGCGGATCAAGGAAGATGGCGTATTGCGCGTGGTCACCCGCAACAGCCCGGCGACCTACTTCCAGGATCGCAATGGCGAGACCGGCTTCGAATACGAGCTGGTGAAGGGGCTCGCCGACGATTTGGGCGTGGAGCTGAAGATCGAGACCGCCGACAACCTCGATGACGTCTTCGGTGCCCTCGGCAAGCCGAACGGCCCGGTGCTGGCCGCCGCCGGCCTGGTGAGTAGCGCCTCGCGCCAGCAGGAAGTGCGTTTCTCGCACCCCTACCTCGAGGTCAGCCCGCAGGTCATCTACCGCAACGGCCAATCACGCCCCACCGACGCTGCGGATCTCGTGGGCAAGAAAATCATGGTGCTCAAGGGCAGCAGCCACGCCGAGCAACTGGCCGAGTTGAAAAAACAGTACCCGGCGCTGCAGTGGGAAGAGTCCGACGCCGTCGAAGTGGTCGACCTGCTGCGCATGGTCGACGAGGGCCAGATCGACCTGACCCTGGTCGACTCCAACGAAGTGGCGATGAACCAGGTGTACTTCCCCAACGTGCGCGTGGCCTTCGACCTGGGCGACGCCCGCGATCAACGCTGGGCGGTGGCGGCCGGCGAAGACAACAGCCTGCTCGACGAAATCAACAGCTACATCGACAAGGTCAAGAAGAACGGTGCCCTGCAACGCCTGAAGGACCGCTACTACGGCCACGTCGACGTGCTTGGCTATGTTGGCGCCACCACTTTCGCCCAGCACCTGCAGCAACGCCTGCCCAAGTACGAAAAGCATTTCCAGGCGTCGGCCAAGGATGAAAAGGTCGATTGGCGGCTGCTGGCAGCCATCGGTTACCAGGAGTCCATGTGGCAGGCCAGCGTCACCTCCAAGACCGGGGTGCGCGGGCTGATGATGCTGACCCAGAACACCGCCCAGGCCATGGGCGTGGCCAACCGTCTGGACCCGCACCAGAGTATCGCCGGCGGCGCCAAGTACTTCGCCAGCATCAAGGACGGCCTCGATGAAAAGATCGAAGAGCCGGACCGCACCTGGTTCGCCCTGGCCGCCTACAACGTCGGCACCGGGCACCTGGACGACGCCCGCAAACTGGCGGAAAACGACGGACTGGACCCGAACAAATGGCTGGACGTGAAGAAGATGCTGCCGCGCCTGTCCGAGAAGAAGTGGTACAGCAAGACCCGCTACGGCTATGCGCGGGGCGGCGAGCCAGTGCACTTCGTGGCGAACATACGCCGCTACTACGACATCCTGACCTGGGTAACCCAGCCGCAGCTGGAAGGCAGCCAGGTGGCCGAGAGCAACCTGCACGTGCCGGGTGTGGACAAGAGCAAACCGCCAGCAGACCCGCCACCAGGGACTTGA
- the tadA gene encoding tRNA adenosine(34) deaminase TadA has protein sequence MQQALALAAEGAALGEVPVGAVLVQAGEIIGRGFNCPISTHDPSAHAEMVAIRAAALALSNYRLPGSTLYVTLEPCSMCAGLIVHSRVGRVVFGALEPKAGVAQSQGQFFSQGFLNHRLQIEGGVLADECGAILSEFFRARRAKPAG, from the coding sequence ATGCAGCAGGCCCTGGCCCTGGCGGCCGAGGGGGCGGCGCTGGGCGAAGTGCCGGTGGGCGCGGTGCTGGTGCAGGCTGGCGAAATCATTGGCCGTGGCTTCAACTGCCCGATCAGTACCCACGATCCCAGTGCCCATGCCGAAATGGTCGCCATTCGGGCTGCCGCCCTGGCGCTGAGCAATTACCGGCTGCCCGGCAGCACGCTGTATGTGACCCTGGAGCCGTGCAGCATGTGCGCCGGGCTGATCGTGCATTCGCGGGTGGGGCGGGTGGTGTTTGGTGCGCTGGAGCCCAAGGCTGGGGTGGCGCAGAGCCAGGGGCAGTTCTTCAGCCAGGGGTTTCTCAACCATCGGCTGCAGATCGAGGGCGGGGTGCTGGCGGATGAGTGCGGTGCGATCCTGAGCGAATTCTTCCGAGCGCGAAGGGCCAAGCCGGCGGGGTAG
- a CDS encoding YqfO family protein has protein sequence MHKLAFFVPDSHVEAVKSAVFAAGGGRIGAYDSCAWQALGQGQFRPLAGSEPFVGQTGVVERLAEWKVELVVADDLIGAVVQALKLAHPYQTPAFEVWRLADIT, from the coding sequence GTGCACAAGCTCGCCTTCTTCGTTCCGGACAGCCATGTCGAAGCTGTCAAAAGTGCCGTGTTCGCCGCCGGTGGCGGTCGCATCGGCGCCTATGACAGTTGCGCATGGCAGGCTCTCGGCCAGGGCCAGTTCCGCCCGCTGGCAGGCAGCGAGCCTTTTGTCGGGCAGACTGGCGTGGTCGAACGGCTCGCGGAGTGGAAGGTCGAGCTGGTCGTGGCCGACGACCTGATCGGCGCCGTGGTTCAGGCGCTCAAATTGGCCCACCCCTATCAGACGCCGGCGTTCGAGGTCTGGCGCCTGGCGGATATCACCTGA